A DNA window from Rhineura floridana isolate rRhiFlo1 chromosome 11, rRhiFlo1.hap2, whole genome shotgun sequence contains the following coding sequences:
- the LOC133366346 gene encoding histone H1-like has protein sequence MTEKAPAAPAAPAAKKAKKAAGAPKPHKPSSPSVTELLVKAVSASKERGGVSLAALKKALSSGGYDVGKNNGHLKLALKSLVSKGTLMQTKGAGASGSFKLGKKPAAECKEKVAKKKPAKKASSGVKKSPKKVVKKPAASGAKKPAKSPQKAKAVKAKKAAKSPAKTKAVQAKAKPKTPRAKTAKPKKAAPKKK, from the coding sequence ATGACTGAAAAGGCTCCAGCCGCCCCCGCTGCCCCGGCGGCCAAGAAGGCGAAAAAGGCGGCGGGCGCCCCCAAGCCCCACAAGCCCTCCAGCCCCAGCGTGACGGAGCTGCTGGTCAAGGCGGTCTCGGCCTCCAAGGAGCGCGGCGGGGTGTCCCTGGCCGCGCTGAAAAAGGCGCTGTCGTCGGGCGGCTACGACGtagggaagaacaacggacaccTCAAGCTCGCCCTCAAGAGCCTGGTGAGCAAAGGGACGCTGATGCAGACCAAAGGCGCAGGCGCTTCGGGCTCCTTCAAGCTCGGCAAGAAGCCGGCCGCGGAGTGCAAGGAGAAGGTGGCCAAGAAGAAGCCAGCCAAGAAGGCCTCCTCCGGGGTCAAGAAAAGCCCGAAGAAGGTGGTGAAGAAGCCTGCTGCGTCAGGCGCCAAGAAGCCAGCCAAGAGCCCGCAGAAGGCTAAGGCTGTCAAAGCGAAGAAAGCCGCCAAGAGTCCGGCTAAAACCAAAGCGGTCCAGGCGAAGGCCAAGCCGAAGACGCCCAGAGCCAAGACGGCCAAGCCGAAGAAGGCGGCGCCTAAAAAGAAGTGA